From Xylocopa sonorina isolate GNS202 chromosome 2, iyXylSono1_principal, whole genome shotgun sequence, a single genomic window includes:
- the LOC143432918 gene encoding enhancer of split mbeta protein, translating to MPPHTSYAPVGGMEYEEPVSRTYQYRKVMKPMLERKRRARINRCLDELKDLMVTALQAEGENVAKLEKADILELTVRHLHTLRTARRLTLTPENSYADRFREGFTQCAQEVSSFLSTPVAAAVHPAAGAQLMRHLGGCLRRLEGSAASPLGNASTVATTTITAAVGKTATPLSPPASVTINVSQNVYTPPQSPVSVASSSGESAESSNAVWRPW from the coding sequence ATGCCGCCGCACACCAGCTACGCGCCAGTCGGCGGCATGGAGTACGAGGAGCCGGTGTCCAGGACCTATCAGTACAGGAAGGTGATGAAGCCGATGCTGGAGAGGAAGCGACGCGCCAGGATCAATCGTTGCCTCGACGAGCTGAAGGATCTGATGGTGACCGCGTTGCAAGCCGAGGGTGAGAACGTGGCGAAGCTCGAGAAGGCTGACATACTGGAGCTGACCGTTCGCCACTTGCACACCCTGCGCACAGCGAGGAGGCTCACCCTGACGCCGGAGAACAGCTACGCGGACAGATTCAGGGAGGGATTCACCCAGTGCGCGCAGGAGGTGTCCTCGTTCCTCTCGACGCCCGTCGCCGCGGCCGTTCACCCAGCAGCAGGCGCGCAACTTATGAGGCACCTTGGCGGATGCCTGCGACGGCTCGAGGGATCCGCTGCGAGCCCTCTCGGCAACGCCAGCACCGTCGCGACGACCACGATCACCGCTGCCGTCGGCAAAACCGCGACGCCTCTCAGTCCGCCCGCGAGCGTCACGATCAACGTCTCTCAGAACGTTTACACGCCGCCGCAGAGCCCTGTCAGCGTCGCCAGTTCCTCTGGGGAGTCCGCGGAGTCGTCGAACGCCGTCTGGAGGCCTTGGTGA
- the LOC143433344 gene encoding tubulin monoglutamylase TTLL4 — translation MDVIAYNHHHEIASVESSIDGDDLDAQNEDEEEENLSFVDIDRRPLCIDRLTVGTVDKRGKMPFRRSLFSNVAPYIVFQSFDSKGQPLPYEVTKHLKWRLSTITPLIVRRTLVNSGFRLMKKCQEWCGTWGKHMKSMCFRALKESQKINHFPGTFQIGRKDCLWLNLSRMMVKHEVKEFGFVPRTYVLPRDLVCFRQVWKKLGSKAKWIVKPPASARGTGIKVVHRWSQIPKKRAVVVQQYLSRPRLISGAKFDLRLYVLVTSFNPLKIYIYPDGLVRFASVKYNDDINYLSDRFMHLTNYSINKTNSTYTSNNCVDSCTGHKWALRTLWSYLEKEQVDVAQLWANMKDIVVKTMIAGESSITSLTRANTSSRYCCYELFGFDILLDENLKPWLLEVNISPSLQSSSPLDTAIKGPLIKTVFNIAGYQLPNSLSPEDAEKLAHKYQLDVVCQDYRLHRTALSYQERHKQSIYANLRNRDDYLDDIIKDLTPDDVRHLITYEDELTQLDRFEKIFPTATSYEYLQYFDVPRYYNMLLDAWEMKYGDDRSKGIVRLQKLCQQKYHLEQQVVF, via the coding sequence ATGGACGTAATCGCCTACAATCACCACCACGAGATCGCGAGCGTCGAGAGCAGCATCGACGGCGATGACCTCGACGCCCAGAacgaggacgaggaggaagAGAATCTGTCGTTCGTCGACATCGACCGTCGCCCGCTCTGCATCGATCGGCTGACCGTTGGCACCGTCGACAAGAGAGGCAAGATGCCGTTCAGGAGGAGCCTGTTCTCGAACGTGGCGCCGTACATCGTGTTCCAATCGTTCGACTCGAAGGGGCAGCCGTTGCCGTACGAAGTAACCAAACACCTGAAGTGGCGTCTGAGCACGATCACACCATTAATCGTACGTCGTACCTTGGTAAACTCAGGTTTTCGTCTGATGAAGAAGTGCCAGGAGTGGTGCGGCACCTGGGGCAAGCACATGAAGTCGATGTGCTTCAGGGCGTTGAAGGAGTCGCAGAAGATCAACCATTTCCCGGGCACCTTCCAGATCGGGCGCAAGGACTGCCTCTGGCTGAACCTGAGCAGGATGATGGTCAAGCACGAGGTGAAGGAGTTCGGTTTCGTACCGCGGACGTACGTGCTGCCGCGAGATCTCGTCTGCTTCCGGCAGGTATGGAAGAAGCTGGGCAGCAAGGCGAAGTGGATCGTGAAACCGCCAGCCTCCGCGAGGGGGACAGGGATCAAGGTGGTCCATCGTTGGTCCCAGATACCAAAGAAACGCGCCGTGGTCGTGCAACAGTATTTGTCCCGGCCGCGGTTAATCAGCGGCGCGAAGTTCGACTTGCGCCTCTACGTTCTGGTCACGAGCTTCAACCCGTTGAAGATCTACATCTACCCGGACGGACTGGTCCGGTTCGCCTCTGTCAAGTACAACGACGACATAAACTACCTCAGCGACCGCTTCATGCACTTGACCAACTACAGCATCAACAAGACCAACTCCACCTACACCAGCAACAACTGCGTCGACTCGTGCACTGGGCACAAATGGGCGCTCAGGACCCTCTGGTCCTACCTCGAGAAGGAACAGGTGGACGTCGCGCAGTTGTGGGCTAATATGAAGGACATCGTCGTGAAGACGATGATTGCTGGAGAGTCCTCGATCACGTCGCTTACGAGGGCGAACACTTCCTCGCGTTACTGTTGCTACGAGCTCTTTGGTTTCGACATCCTTCTCGATGAGAACTTGAAGCCTTGGCTGCTCGAGGTGAACATCTCGCCCTCGTTGCAGTCTTCGTCGCCGTTGGACACGGCCATCAAGGGTCCGTTGATTAAGACAGTTTTTAATATAGCTGGTTACCAACTGCCGAACTCGTTGAGCCCAGAGGACGCGGAGAAGCTGGCGCACAAGTACCAATTGGATGTGGTGTGCCAGGACTACAGACTGCACAGAACTGCCCTTAGCTACCAGGAACGGCACAAACAGTCGATCTACGCGAACCTGAGGAATCGTGACGACTACTTGGACGACATCATCAAAGACCTGACCCCAGATGACGTTCGACATCTGATCACCTACGAGGACGAGCTGACACAGTTGGACAGGTTCGAGAAGATATTCCCCACGGCCACCAGCTACGAGTACCTGCAGTACTTCGACGTGCCCAGATACTACAACATGCTGCTCGACGCGTGGGAGATGAAGTACGGGGACGACAGGTCGAAGGGGATCGTACGATTGCAGAAGCTGTGCCAGCAGAAGTACCATTTGGAGCAACAGGTGGTCTTTTAG
- the LOC143433267 gene encoding tubulin monoglutamylase TTLL4 produces MYRYVEITEVLIKTRQNRRAIADAVGSGDKNWTLPMRRSLFAHVPPFLVFRTSGSSKLPSQITRHLLWWQSKKRHAPRIVTSTVERSGFKVTARSTSNWCGTWCNASTCSKLRRMEHFSKMNHFPNSAELGDKISFWRNFRRMKRKFGSNEFDFVPLTFVLPQERESLRKLMEKNGGIWIAKPPDSCAGCGIKLITRLQEVSNCQSLVVQRYISWPRLIDGIKFDIRVYVLLTSIDPLRIYVYNEGLVRLATIKYVNHASTLSERFMHLTNTSVNKVSPNFKPNDDPDKREGNMWSLKCLWRYLDSMEDVDTLKIWTKIKDIAVKTLISAEPSLVRAWRKTSMTAYNFYQLFGFDVLLDGQCRPWLLEVNDFPSMEPDTPLCKLVKSQLAKDYLNLVGFHVPNLLNDKELRVLRLVYKESGVCYNRRLHSNLSTRMHKKKQYSFLKRTNRKHYLKSILKKLTPDDVRALIKHEDEIRETGRFERIFPTSDTYRYFAFFDQVRYYNLLLDAWENAYEHNRSEGIERLKRLCRKKYHLS; encoded by the coding sequence ATGTACAGATACGTAGAGATCACCGAGGTTCTGATAAAAACGAGGCAGAACCGTCGAGCGATCGCCGACGCGGTTGGCTCCGGCGACAAAAACTGGACGCTGCCAATGCGCAGGAGCCTGTTCGCCCATGTGCCGCCATTCCTCGTCTTCCGTACGAGCGGAAGCTCGAAATTGCCGTCCCAGATCACCAGACACCTGCTCTGGTGGCAGTCGAAGAAGAGACACGCACCGCGGATCGTCACCAGCACCGTGGAGAGGTCTGGGTTCAAGGTCACCGCGAGATCGACCTCGAACTGGTGCGGCACTTGGTGCAACGCGTCCACTTGCTCCAAGTTGAGGCGCATGGAACACTTCTCAAAGATGAACCATTTCCCGAACAGTGCTGAGCTGGGCGACAAGATATCGTTCTGGAGGAACTTTCGACGGATGAAGAGGAAGTTTGGTAGCAACGAGTTCGATTTCGTGCCGTTGACGTTCGTCCTGCCACAGGAGCGTGAAAGTCTGAGGAAGTTGATGGAGAAAAACGGAGGGATTTGGATCGCGAAGCCGCCAGACTCGTGCGCTGGTTGCGGAATAAAGCTGATCACCAGGCTCCAGGAGGTTTCGAATTGTCAGTCGTTGGTGGTCCAACGGTACATTTCTTGGCCCAGATTGATCGACGGCATCAAGTTCGACATAAGAGTGTACGTACTGTTGACCAGCATCGACCCGCTTAGGATCTACGTTTACAACGAAGGTCTGGTCAGGCTCGCCACCATTAAGTATGTTAACCACGCGAGCACTCTGTCAGAGAGGTTCATGCACCTTACCAACACGAGCGTGAACAAGGTCAGCCCGAACTTCAAGCCCAACGACGACCCGGACAAACGCGAGGGCAACATGTGGTCGTTGAAGTGCCTGTGGAGGTACTTGGATTCCATGGAGGACGTGGACACGCTGAAGATCTGGACGAAGATCAAGGACATCGCTGTGAAAACTCTGATCTCCGCTGAGCCGTCTCTGGTGAGGGCGTGGAGGAAGACGTCGATGACTGCGTACAATTTCTATCAGCTTTTTGGCTTCGACGTTCTGTTGGATGGACAGTGTCGACCTTGGCTGTTGGAGGTGAACGATTTCCCGTCCATGGAACCGGACACGCCGCTCTGTAAACTCGTTAAAAGTCAATTAGCCAAGGACTACTTGAACCTGGTCGGTTTTCACGTGCCTAATTTGTTGAACGACAAAGAACTGAGGGTCCTCAGATTGGTCTACAAGGAGAGCGGCGTTTGTTACAATCGGCGGCTGCATTCGAATCTGTCGACGAGGATGCACAAGAAGAAACAGTACAGCTTCCTGAAAAGGACCAACAGGAAGCACTACTTGAAATCGATCTTGAAGAAGCTCACTCCGGATGACGTGAGAGCGTTGATAAAACACGAGGACGAGATCAGGGAGACCGGTCGTTTCGAGAGAATTTTTCCCACCAGCGATACATACAGATACTTCGCGTTCTTCGACCAGGTCAGATATTACAATTTGCTGTTGGACGCGTGGGAGAACGCGTACGAGCATAATCGATCGGAGGGCATCGAGAGGCTGAAGAgactttgcagaaaaaagtatcATCTCTCTTGA